A window from Solanum stenotomum isolate F172 chromosome 5, ASM1918654v1, whole genome shotgun sequence encodes these proteins:
- the LOC125863766 gene encoding uncharacterized protein LOC125863766, translating into MIERAINAAMTPLQAFINALIMRFEIYDRGQGVTTEVTTLKADVFKLRKDVDHLRSTDFTSLFGMVEIPADSSVETPACSEVPPATTGDDTRADVDVVESEAEIDEEQLEVRYKIVCEDLVDLKGAMFKTAR; encoded by the coding sequence ATGATTGAGAGAGCTATTAATGCTGCAATGACACCTCTCCAGGCTTTCATTAATGCTCTCATAATGAGATTTGAGATTTACGATAGAGGACAGGGTGTGACTACTGAAGTTACGACTTTGAAAGCTGATGTTTTTAAGctgaggaaggatgtggaccatCTGAGGTCCACAGACTTTACTTCTCTATTTGGGATGGTGGAGATCCCAGCTGATTCAAGTGTTGAGACTCCAGCTTGTTCTGAGGTacctccggctaccaccggagatgataCGAGGGCtgatgttgatgttgttgagtCCGAGGCCGAGATAGATGAAGAACAGCTTGAGGTGCGATACAAGATTGTCTGTGAGGACCTGGTGGATCTAAAAGGTGCCATGTTCAAGACAGCTAGATAG